Sequence from the Pedobacter sp. D749 genome:
GTCTAATAAAAAATGATTAATATATTTAAAGAAAAAAGAACCCATGACAGAAATCCATACCGCTGATAAAGGACAGATTCAACACTTCGTAATGTTCTGGTTAAAACCTCAACTGACTAAAACCGAAATCGCAGATTTCGCCAACTTCTTCGAAAGTTTAAAACCAATAAAATATATTAAAACATTAAGTTACGGCCTGGCGGCTAATACGCCTGTACGCCCCGTAACTGATAACTCTTTTACATACTCTTTAACCATTACATTTGCCAACATTGCAGATCATAACGCGTACCAGGAAGATAAAACACATTTAGATGCGGTAGAAAAATTCTCTCAAAACTGGTACAGGGTAGTAGTACACGATACAGTGGTTTCTGTTTAAAACCCATTTTGTTATTTCGTTTCAAACTGATAAATCTACATTTTAACCACGGATGCACACGGATAAACACAGATTTTATTTAATTGCAGCTTTATCTTGCCTAATGCCTAGAGATTTGTGTTTGATAAACAAAGGAGTTGTGGGGTAGGAACTGGTGATCGTCATTTCGACTGAAGCGCAGCGAATGGAGAAATCTTTAAACTGTGGTAAAAGATTTCTCCACTGCGGTCGAAATGACGACCTTTGCATGGAATTTTATTGAAAGATGTTTTTTACAAAGTAATTCTTGTTTCATCCCAAAATCACTAAACCTCCCATTTATTTGGCTAAATCAAGTGTCAAAATTATATTTTGTATAATAATTCAAAAATCAATATATCAATAACTTATACTGCTTTATCTTAATAAAAACTATCAACACCA
This genomic interval carries:
- a CDS encoding Dabb family protein; translated protein: MTEIHTADKGQIQHFVMFWLKPQLTKTEIADFANFFESLKPIKYIKTLSYGLAANTPVRPVTDNSFTYSLTITFANIADHNAYQEDKTHLDAVEKFSQNWYRVVVHDTVVSV